A window of Schistocerca cancellata isolate TAMUIC-IGC-003103 chromosome 1, iqSchCanc2.1, whole genome shotgun sequence genomic DNA:
ACAATAAAATAAGGACGATAATACTGCACACGCCAGAAGCACAGCAGATAgctggtcacccccccccccctccccccaaacccctCCGCCCCCGGCGCAAGAGGTTGATCAaggtggggagaatgttgggaattgaaGACATCTGGAAATTTATATCTCTGATCAGTAATACTCTTTGTAATACATAACATGTTGTAAACTATTTTGATATATGTACTTTCTGTGACTGTCAAATAAAGTGACTGCAAATCGCTGCTTACTACTGTGACTTACGACAGTGTTGGTggccgaggggggagggggggggggcgtgcagcTGTGTGATGGGTGGGTGGAATCTCAGTTGCCTTCCTTCCGCCACCCTGCCGCATCTCGCGTCTAGACGTCGCGTTCTACTTTGATGGAGCTTAGTACTGGCTCCCACGCCTTGATTTAGAAGCCGGTGTCCCTATTGTCAGTCACACAGAATTCAATCGCTTCTTTGAAAATGGAGTCCCAATATTTGTCGGTGGTTTGCCATTTGTTCTATTTTCTTGGTAAGGTGGCTGTTTCATTGGCAGAATTAAGATGTTCCAAGAATTTCTATAGTTTTTGGATCCTtgtggccagatgacaaaggtgTCGTCGACGTAGCGAAAAACCAAACGGGTTTCAGGTGCTCAGTCCTCGAACTACATCATGAACAAATTTTCCCATGGCTACGCCATCAGTCTGCTCATAGTATTGTCCATTGAAAATCAAATAGGTCGACGTCAGAACGTGTCTATAAAGCTGCATCGGCTCAGGGCTGAACTTCTCCTTGATTAgctttatgccggccgcggtggtctagcggttctggcgctgcagtccggaaccgcgggactgctagggtcgcaggttcgaatcctgcctcgagcatgggtgtgtgtgctgtccttaggttagttaggtttaagtagttctaagttctaggggacttatgacctaagatgttgagttccatagtgctcagagccatttgaatcatttgattagTTTTATGGACTCTTCCAAGGGAGCAGAGTGAAATGTAAGACTACATCAAAGCTAATCCTGATGTTGCACTTCTGCAGCCTTAACTCCTTCAGCGGCATGCGAAATTCATTTGCTGGTATAGGAGATTTCAACAATCATGCAGACCATTGTATACTTGCTCTTATTGTGAGTGTAGTGTTAAATGCACAGAGGACAAAAAAGACACCACTTCAGCCGAATACAACAACAAACCATTGAACAAGATTGGACCAATTACACGCTCGGTACTAGTGTAACTGTCCTCCCCTTTGGTTCTAATACCTGATCTACGGAATATGAGCAAAAAATTAGACAAACTCTGAAGTTTTCTTCAATTTTGTGTCCAGGTATAAATCTGTCATGATGAACTTCGTTACCTACCTGGTCGATTATGGTCTGTCCAATTAAGCAGAAGAGCCCAGTCTGGTACGTGTAGATGGCAAACGCACACATCATCTTGAAAGTCTTGTCAAACTGAATTTCATCCTGCAACAGCTGAAATTATCTTTTAGTCTTAAATCtttcagaaatgttaaaaaaagaaaaagatttccattagaatgaaaaatgtgctgtggagaaattttacaaataattataGAGTGGGATGACGCCTACACTATCGAGTCACATTATTTCGACGCCTCTTAGATCTCACGTGCGAAGGAGGCGCGGATCCGAGTTGGAGGTCACGGTCATTTTCctaaaaacatttacattttgacatataTCAGTAAACAAATTTCTCAGTCAACTTTgggagaaaagttagtaaactctTTATTACTGCAGAAGTAATCGCCTTATcttttaatatatttgtcccactACAAAACGGTCAGTACCTTAATGGAACCCGCGCGAGGTAGCTGTGCGGTGTaggccgccttgccacggttcgcgcgggtaCCCCAGTcggagggcatgggtgtgtgtgttgtccttagtgtaagttagtttaagttagattaaatagtgtataagcctagggaccgatgaccttagcagtttggtcccataggaagttaccacaaacttctatttttttttccttaatggtAGGAAAAACATTTGCTGTTGTCTACGGAACCATGTTTGTATACAGGCGTcatttcttcgtccgaagcaaatcgacgtccGCGAATCTCtacagggctccagaaatatggaaatcgcattggAAGACATCGGggttgtacggaggatgtgtaagaaCTTCCCAGCAAGAAATACAAACATGGTTCCGTAGACAACAGCAAATGTTTTTTCTctaaggcattgaccgtcttactTCACAGTGTGGTAAATGCATCAATAGTCATGccgattgcttttgaaatcataaacaCTTCACTTACTTTTTTTCAATCTGATTCGTTGTCGTTTGACTGCCCTTAAAACTTTTAAATCAAACAAATGAGACATGTACTTCTAAAAGTTTTTGACAAATGATTTTCAAATGATGTTTTTCTCTACATTACAATTCCTTGGAAGTAACGCTAAAGCTATGTtctaagcactgaggtcatcaaattattgttattattatcatattaAAAACTTCATGTATTTTACTGtcattttaattattaaaatccaAGGCACGTTAAAATGGGATTGAAGCCAAGTTATATTTGGGTTGGGATGTGGGGGAGTAAAACTGTTCAACCCCTTTCACCCCCACCCGCACAGGAGCGATCATTGTGTCGCGCCTGGTCAGTAACCCATATTCCATTACGTAATGTGAGTGATGTGAACTGAGTAACAATGGTCACACAGTTAACTAAAGGAAAGGTATTGTAAAGATGTTTTGGAAAAATGCGCGAACGTGTGAAAAAGAAACTTGCACAACTATGCCCCCACCCACACTGATTTATCATTACAGTTCTTGAACAATAACAACACTCACTTAATTCGGCACCGTGCGATTTGTTCTTCTCTTTGTGAAAATTAACCCTGCGCTAAAAAGGATAAAAGACAAATACGCGGGGCAGTATATCTAGttgaaaacaaatttgtggcatcATACTATTTCATTTTGTGTCAGACCTTGTAATGTGGATAGACAGTGGATGATCACCTCATTATCTATGTTCTGCATATTGTTGAGAATAGCGTGGTAGGTTTCGTTAGTCCGTCCGCTAAATGAAGAGGGGAAAATAACTCGTTACGTGGTTGTTCTATTATTGATACATACTGTCTATATGTATAGTATTTGAAATATTTAAACGAGTTTTGTGCAGTGGAAATCAACATATTATTAAACGGTTCATTCGAAGCCGATTCCATGGTAATAAACTGTTCTGCACGAGTAAATATGCCTTTCTCCAATGTCTGCTGGTTCAATATTTCTTAGCACATTATATCATTCAAATAAACAGGTGAGCAGCAATTTTATTCTCTGGTGCAGTGTTCTCTCACCCGTGGACGACAATATGGCGATCACGTCCGGGATGTAGTAACGTTTTGTTGAAGTTGACCAGAACTCCCTAGCACTCCCTTactccgggcgctgataaccacgcagttgagcgccccacaaaccaaacatcatcactcccTTACTTCTTTTTTGCAAGACCCCCGAAAAATATTTCGAAATATCTTTACAAaaattgccaataagaaaaaaattgatcTTATGTATTTCCCTTTCACTCAAAGTCTTCATCTTCAGATTAGTTACTGTTGTGGTAAAAgcgtgaaaaaaaataataaaaaatacagtgGTTTCAAAGTGGTTTTAACTGGTGCTACATAGTATGTTTAGATCTTCTATAAAATCGTATTTGAAAAGAATAAACCATGGTGCCGATCAATGCAAATATCAAAACCATTTTCGAACTTTCTGCTGAATACAGAGTGCTACGATGTCGACAATAATGCGCTAGTAAAACTGAGTTGCGTGGGTTTCGTTCATATTTGTTTCTTTCCAATGAGTTCGGAAGTTTATATGCAACGATCTATTGCGTACAGATTTCTGTGACAGTTTTCATGGAATGCATTTCATTGTAACAATGTTCCTTCCTGAAACATGAAAGTGAAGCTATTTttgttcaaattaaatgaaaaaatccAGTTTTTCCCGTAATTAGTTATGTAGAGATTACATACTAGAAAATGGGATGCGAACACTGGATACTTGATACACTCAGGAAATTGTGCATAGCTCTCTCTTTGTACCACCAAATTTAAGAATTTTTCCTCGTACTTACCACTGCCGTCACGAAGATGTGTAAGCAGATGCAGACCATATTGGATGACAGGAGTATCAGCGTTGAGTGACTCATCACGGTTTCCAACTGGCTTAGACAACTGAAAGCATGAATTATTGAGTAGCATCTCATTTCATCcattacttaaaaaaagaaaaaggcagcACGTAACAGGAAACAGGACATTGAGTTCTGTGCGCCAATGTTTTGTTCCCTCGTGACGTGGCGGTATTATTTCCATTCCTAGATATCCGTGTATTCTTGTGGGGACTATCAACGAAGGAATCAATGATTCTGAGTATAAAAAgtggtcacaaacagtctgaaaagcttgtaagacgcTGCAGGGTAGGCTATGATGAGAAACAGTTGTTCATGAAAAAATCTATACATTGCGCCGTTCCTgaattaattagcgttgaagtttgccaatcaggccgttgcgagcGCAAATTGAACCGGttcgccagatacagttagtgtcagttagtGTTAGATAGTAAcgtacgagactgctcagcctttggctcgggttcgactcTTAGTATCGTCAGATGTCCAGTTCTTGTAtagctctcttgttcagttttaggaaagcaaacgaagaacacatttgacaACACCGTGTCTAactggccgcttgaatttgcgcccgCAACAATTTGACTGGCTAACATCAGTGCTAATTAATTTGGAAGCGGCCCGACTTACCGAATTTCTTTCTTACAgttatttctggttcaaatggttcaaatggctctgagcactatgggacttaacatctgaggtcatcagtcccctagaacttagaactacttaaacctaactaacctaaggacatcacacacatccatgcccgaggcaggattcgaacctgcgaccgtagcggtcgcgcggttccagactgaagcgcctagaaccgctcgaccacaccgaccGGCAGTTATTTCTTAGCACTATCTACCGTACAACGCCTTTATAAgctttcagactctttctgaccacccaGTGCACAAAATAGACTAAGGTAATATGATTTTTAACGACAGTCCTTTGTTAGCGTGAAAATCGTTGTGGAATGGTCACTTGTAACTACAGGCACCACCCGATGGATCAGGAGAAGAATTATTGTCGTTTATCTAGAATGTGGCTGTATACAGATAAGAATTTACAATGTGTACGAACATATCCACACCAATCTCATATGTCTGCGTTTCTTGGATCCTTGTACCTAGATTCCTTTTGAAATGGTAGTACACTcaggaaaacaaaaaaagaaaatcagtCAATATGTCCTGGAACATCCTGAGAAGATCTGTGTCTTGGACTACTTgaagtacgccggccgcggtggtctagcggttctaggcgctcagtccggaaccgcgcgactgctaccgtcgcaggttcgactcctgcctcgggcatggatgtgtgtgatgtccttaggttagttaggtttaagtagttctaagttctaggggactgatgactacagatgttaagtcccatagtgctcagagccatttgaatcatctacttGAAGTACAACCACTCCAAATTTCTACAGGGACAGAAAGGCCATTCCGATCAAGTAAACTCATAGAGCAGGCACATGATTGATACGACGAACATTATTAAAGTAGTGGAGCCCCAGCATTTGTCGACGTTCGGTTCTAGTGTTCGCTGCGATACGACGTGATTTACCGAATGTATAATGTCTGTTGATTCATAGTGGATACGGGACAGCGGGAGAtcagatatttaccaaagaaaaatcaccaaacagccaTATATTTTCAGaggttattttatttacacgaccagtttcggcTGCTCATTCATGTCATCTTCAGGTCCCTATGCACTCCATATATAGACAAACAGATTTGTCGATGTGTCCATAAACGGAGCCGTTTGTGGAGTACACACTCCCTCAAAAAATTCACAAATCCAGCTATTGACCGCTCCGGTTATGCAAGCAACGATGTATCTAATTCCCTATACAGGGAATGCGTAGGACTTGAAGATGACATTAATGAGGTGCCGAAACTGGTCGAGTGgataaaataacttctgaaaacatacggctgtttggtgatttttctttcgTAAGGATCTGTAATGTGCGAACAAGAAAATGTGATTAGAGACACTGTAATTTCACGACTGTGGGATCACTTCTAAACGATTGAGTTAATCCAGGAAGATCAGAAGCGGGTAGTCCGCGAGTAACTCCAGCTAAAGATGATCGTTACTATGAAAACCGCCCTTTGGACtggctgtagaaacaaaatcaagTGTCAAGCCTTTCAGTcaaaaaatgatacagaaattcAGATTAGAAGCTCGGAGGATAAAGGTGTGTGTTTCAAGAATGCCGCGGCACATTAGTGGCTGAAGTCACTGGGCAGAATAATTTCGTGGCTACGGCACCCAGCAAGCAAATGTGATTTATTTTCTGATGAGTTGTGATTTCAAGTGGAGTCTGGTTTTTGGGGAAAGGGTGCAACGTGAAACAACCGCACACATCTTGTGTCGATAACCCTACTATTAACGTGATTGATGAGTAAGCATCGGTACTGGAGGGCATAACGACTTCTGTATCTATCGGAATGTTTCCACTTTTACTGATGTCATTGGTAAATTTTACCTTTACATGGACGATAACGCTTCTCCCGCTGGATGACTGTTAATTGACACCGTGCCAGTAAATGAAGCGATCTCTCTAATGTCAAATCAGCATGCTCATCGTACTAAAATCCTTCTGACCATGTCTGGCATtcgcttgaaagataaatttcaaTTAGGCAAAAATTTCTCACGACTTTTTCACATGTAAGGATTGCTCTTATTGTCATGAGCCAAAGAAGGCCATGTTCCTGCCCAAAAAATATTCTCTGATATGCTGAGAAAATGTTCTAGAGCACCAAAATAAGTTTATTTCAGTACATTATAGTGTATATGGATATATACAAAGTAGAAGATTTCCTTGTAATTTTTGTTCGCAAATTTCAGTACGTATAACCACTAAAAGCGACAGTTTACAGGtaaactgtctattggcttctgtctcgggttcttcggccgacgttcgtcttatgattttactgacgtttcgccagcacgagtggctggcattgtcaaagcttcaccctccattgccggtggtgaactggagccgagctcgcggccgcatcacctcaaacgagaaatgcaacatttgaaaagtgttctgaggagcaatgggtactccacaaattatattagaagtgtaacagagccaaacactcggcgaagtaaggtatcagaaaaagaaatgtcgggtacggctttTCTGCCattcattcccagagtgacggacagaatcgtccgtatattgcacaaacatggcgtaaagacgattttcaaatcgacaaggaagatcaaagagtgtcttagatcggcgaaggagaaaagggacccactttcaATGTTGGGAatgtaccgtataccatgcacatgcggaaaagtttatgtcggaatgactggacgatcaattaacaccaggatcagagagcataagcgacattgttgGTTGGggaaggtggagaaatcggccgtggcagagcacgcactgaatgacaccgaccacgtaataaaattcgccgacacggaagttctggctgtagagaagcgctatcacacgcgcttgttcggagaagctgtagaaatacaaaaacacgcgagcagtttcaacaagaaagaggaaagccttaaggtagacggatcctggcttcctgtactgcagcgaacgagcgtcgtaggtagcaagaggagaaccgcaccggaaatgaccgcggagaagccctcggacgttggcgcgccaggtacatatagtctgcggccgcgagctcggctcccgttcaccaccggcaatgaagggtgaagctttgacaatgccagccactcgtgctggcgaaacgtcagtaaaatcattagatgaacgtcggccgaagaacccgagacagaagccaatcggcagtttgtcaacaagtggccacgaaagccttaacaattttgtagtttaCAGGTACTTAAGTATACATCGTACGGAACTAGTTCCTAACAGTCGTTTGGTTTCGTAACGAACACATTAGCTCACTTTCTACCacttacttgtaagtcattttcagccaggtgttgggatacttttgatcagagtgTATGTGTGAGTGACTAAAGTAAATGGTAGTAAGGTTACTGGAATGTTGCTATAACGAAGAAAACTGCAATTTTCGGTTGAAGATTTAACATTATTATCGATGGTAATTAACAATAACTAATGACAGATTTCGAAATATCTCAGAAGCTATTTTCATTCAGGAACAAAGAGAACGGAAGGGCGATCTTTCAGCgagaaaattttcagtgtaaaacaaataacagaaaaaagaagGAAAGTGTTTGTGACAACAAACTGCATTAACTCATTAGTATAACTATACTCTTGGAGGAACTGATTTTTCTTAGTAGTCAGTATGAATCCATGCCCATGACTGGAACTGgatatcaataaaagttttgcgacCCCAAAGTTGAGTTTTTTCTTAGGAAATAGCTAAATTACCATGACGTTATATCGCTGCTCAAGGGAAACACTTCCACTGCTGTTAACGATAAAGTTAAGATTGATGAATACCTAAAAGAAAAGTACAGAAATGCCTCTAAGTTGTGGATTTGTAAGTCTGTATGTATTTTGTGTGTGAACCGATGTCTGGAATTTTTGACTCTGAAGACAAAGGTGTACCCGACAGCAGGCGATACCATTTAACATTTGTCCGTCAATCAGTGTGGCTGTCAAACGTTTCGAATAACTGAGAAACACGTATAAATTATGCAagaactttttattctgatgattGAGTGCCAGTTTGGGAATATCACAATAGCGGAAGTAGAGAAAACTTTACTCACCCTATTACTGTTTGGTGGTGCTTTATATTGCTGACGAGATGACTGTACATCTCATCCTCTGCTGTATCTGTGTGAAGTTCAATGTATCCGAGTCTACCACTGGCTTCGTCCTTTTTCCTCTGCGGCGACGCGTCGATTTTGCCGTCCTCCGCTCGCCTTACTTCGGATGGGCCCACTTCCCGGTTGTAGATGGCAGCTACGTTATCGTTGAGGACCTCCAGTTCGGCAGCCAACTGCAGCATCAGGATCTGGAAGGACGTGTCTAGGAAGACGGTTCCCTGGACGACGGCCCAGATGCAGAAGACCTGGACGAGGTAGACGATGTGGTAGGTGGGCGTGGCGCGCATGTCCAGCGGCAGCCACACGGGTACGGGGAAGTCCCGCGCTCCCGACGAGGCCCCCAGCAGCGGCGCCACCGACCACAGGCTCGTGCAGAACACCGTCGACACCTGGCCAACACCAGCACCAGCACACCTGTGGTCTCCAACAGTCTGAACAGATATCACAGCTGCACTTTGCTAATAACACCTAATCGTAGCTTGGGACATGATGCTGTGATTCGTTTTCAAAGTTGTTCTTGAAGTATAATGAAACCCCAGACCCACTCACACTCCCCAGTCTCTCTTAACGAACCTTCAACACCTTGCTCTCCAAGATAATAAAAGCCATGCATCCATTCCATCAACTCTCACTCTTTAGTTCCTTACCTTACCCCATATCAGGGTTCACACCCCACCCTTTCCACGCCTCCTACTCCTTCTCTCGTCATACCAGGCTGGCCCCCGCCCTAGTCCCATCCAGGGGTGTACCCAGGGGTTGGCAGGAGTGGCCCCCGCCAGGGGCGCAAGAGGAAGGGGGGCGCAAACTCCAAAGGCCGCCGACGATGACGCGACGGAGCGCCGCGCCGAAAAAATAACGCTGCACCACGGCCAGTCTAGTACGAGAAATTGTGGGAAAATTTGCTACAGAACGGAGAAGAGATATTAAAGGAAGACCCTCTGATGACGAGGATCCTCTTCGCTTTACTGAGAGGCACTTTCCTCATTTCACTCCGAGTGACCAGTACAAGAAACGCAGACTATGGCGTAGATGTGCAGTCTGCTCGAAACAGATTGTGCGCCGCGGCCGCTATTATCTTTttagataaatatatatatatatatttacttatatttgCAAAGAAACGCCTTCACATTTTCTTGGAACAAGGGAAAATATCAATCTCTCTGTATTGATAAGAGGGTGCATTCTTTGTTTCCTGGGggcctgtaacaacaacaacgctatactattgtacttataataaattttttcccctgaatttcaataaattagactaatcgatgttctgatttcatttcttttttgtttcatgccattatgttgaagaagctataaacaattttcgatgtaaattttaatatttatgtcaaatttcaagcaatcttgtaatcaaagtgaagtgtaactactgttggaaatattgtaagatgtgaaagttgtaattgtatgcctggtccatacgtaggcaatgtattaggatatgtggaatgcaaaacctttggtgaataccctgtctgtaggggagcaggaaaaggtggaggcaggcgagcgcgggaaaatgcacacgggcgcggtacggcataacgggctcagcagtagtagtcggagttgggcgtcggtctgagaaacacgtactggaccgaggaggctctcctggaaaacgtaatttcgttgagcctcggacgcgccgtttccgacgcctatacaatTTGGCTATATTCCATAGGTACTAAATGGAAAAGCACTGCGacactatgaagaagtaaagtgccgatatttcttgagccattgctgtaattgcatgggtgctttgtgcctcgctatcttgccgcctgccgaccgccgcatcgatgcgaacaggttgaaacttttagtactgtattcgtgtggaccagtgttacttttgctacatactgttcaataacaacttatattttaccagaactgtcctatcaattaattaccctcacaactaacctagataggatcctttccacatgtgcaatccgagtgtcccaagatgaagatttaaagtttatgttaataataattacctgcagacctatcaacgatagaatgatgtttaaagaactttgttgttaatgaatactggacgaataatataggtataacAAAGTtttaagataatgttgaaattggtttagtaatgaagtttatttaaattgagacaaaaaataacggtagttaaatgagcaggaaataacgCAAAAAAAAGAGTAGTAAcggatatattggaaatcttgaatgcttaatgtttTCAATAATCaatctttcactacagtgatcataacagttttaaggtcctcccccccccccccccccaattttttcttttctgttcatttgaattctgaagtgtactgaactgatttgaggagcaaagttaaagtcaatataaaacctaaatttatcagtgttttacccttcttaaaattgacattgtatgtgtgtttcaaaagtgctatttctagggtaacctatgcccaatttcagtcggatcaatagacaaaatgcagtttgtagtaaacattatagtgtaatgttgtgtgtttatagcttgtccaaattagtacagaaagtgaaaatattagttcagtagatttttctggttctaaaatttaccatataatgcagtattactacgtgttgttatgcttgcacgtacatccacttgtacagggaaaaaactcagttaatgcctaattaggctggcgaccatactATTAACAatcggtagcatctgctgtgtatgtttcttgcccgtcctaacgtgtagctgcactttagacttgcttgacgtataattgttattactgagtgggtgtaagtctgattttgcctccattcaggtacacgcggtcaacatatttactaaaatcctttcttataaggtgaagcccgtcaacttaccatagtacaggctttaaagagttaacgtaggCCAGAGCGTAGTCGTTACAGGCCCTTTAGAGGGCGCCATTTTAAATTCTTCCAGGGGCGCCACATACCTAAGGTGCACCACTGGTCCCATCTACTCACTTTCAATTTCTTACCATTACgatacccctttttcaaaattagttgCACTATCGACCATTCCTCAGATGGAATAACTCAGCGTTATTATCTgcgaaaaaaatgattaaattaatttcttttgcgAGGGATTTTGCATCCTtcg
This region includes:
- the LOC126151376 gene encoding odorant receptor 43a-like; this translates as MRATPTYHIVYLVQVFCIWAVVQGTVFLDTSFQILMLQLAAELEVLNDNVAAIYNREVGPSEVRRAEDGKIDASPQRKKDEASGRLGYIELHTDTAEDEMYSHLVSNIKHHQTVIGCLSQLETVMSHSTLILLSSNMVCICLHIFVTAVLLQDEIQFDKTFKMMCAFAIYTYQTGLFCLIGQTIIDQSERLVNSAFSCAWPDADARFKRSLSVFMVRSARLLEIRVGKMYTLSRETFLQILNGSYRLFNLLYQTNLEN